From a single Miscanthus floridulus cultivar M001 chromosome 8, ASM1932011v1, whole genome shotgun sequence genomic region:
- the LOC136469323 gene encoding uncharacterized protein: MAETEAKRQAREAREERERETEAARLRQVAAERAKALDEFEAKHADSHSAAIAVNNIKVLVPVVLDRAANNYNRWRSLFLVVLGKYILTDHVLTDVVNADRPAWLQMDCTVLMWIYGTINADLQQSTMLKNPNARTAWLHLEDEFLGQRESRALLLSAEFRTVKQGASSITDFCRKLEAMAANLKDFGDPVGDRTLVLTLLRGLSDKFRPMVTNIKLCQPFPTFAEARTLLLLEEIDLDDVAGSTNPPAPPPLALLTDFGSGGRGPPCGRSPAGGAPGQGGNPGGHGNPGDG, translated from the coding sequence ATGGCAGAAACCGAGGCCAAGCGCCAGGCCCGCGAGGCGCGCGAGGAGCGCGAGCGCGAGACCGAGGCTGCCCGTCTCCGTCAGGTCGCCGCCGAACGCGCCAAGGCCCTCGACGAGTTCGAGGCGAAGCACGCCGACTCCCACAGCGCCGCCATCGCCGTCAACAACATCAAGGTCCTCGTCCCGGTCGTCTTGGATCGCGCCGCGAACAACTACAATCGCTGGCGCTCCCTCTTCCTTGTCGTCCTGGGCAAGTACATCCTCACCGATCACGTTCTCACCGATGTGGTGAACGCCGATCGGCCGGCCTGGCTGCAAATGGACTGCACCGTACTCATGTGGATCTACGGCACGATCAACGCCGATCTCCAGCAGTCCACCATGCTGAAGAACCCCAACGCCCGCACCGCCTGGCTCCATCTCGAGGACGAATTCCTCGGCCAACGCGAGTCGCGCGCGCTGCTACTGTCCGCCGAGTTCCGCACCGTGAAACAAGGCGCGTCCTCCATCACGGACTTTTGCCGCAAGCTGGAGGCCATGGCGGCCAACCTCAAGGACTTCGGTGATCCGGTAGGCGACCGGACCCTTGTCCTCACGCTGCTGCGGGGCCTCAGCGACAAGTTTCGCCCCATGGTGACCAACATCAAGCTGTGCCAACCGTTCCCTACCTTCGCCGAGGCCCGCACGCTACTTCTTCTGGAGGAGATCGACCTCGATGACGTCGCCGGCTCCACCAACCCGCCAGCTCCGCCACCGCTGGCCCTCCTCACCGACTTTGGGTCCGGCGGTCGTGGCCCTCCCTGTGGCCGCAGCCCGGCTGGTGGCGCGCCTGGCCAAGGCGGCAACCCCGGTGGTCACGGAAACCCTGGCGATGGCTAG
- the LOC136469324 gene encoding uncharacterized mitochondrial protein AtMg00810-like: MHGGSFDTSSLASNFSTMMLTPPGPGDWYVDSGAGAHMVNNAGSRLPGGIDAAPGSPGGSSGAPAHSPPPLDVKNAFLHGTLNETVYCAQPTGFADTSRPDLVCRLNKSLYGLKQAPRAWYHRFASYLISLGFVEAKFDTSMFIYRNGSDMAILLLYVDDIILTASSLSLLQRIIAALRREFSMTDMGPLHHFLGVSVQRQHDSLFLSQRQYMLDILDRAGMLNCKPCSTPVDTQAKLSADGVAVADPTFYRSIAGALQYLTFTRPDIAYAVQQVCLYMHDPREPHLGAMKRILRYLQGTLDLGLHLHRTSPADLIVYTDADWAGCPDTRKSTSGYAVFLEDNLISWSSKRQPTVSRSSAEAEYRAVANGVAEACWLRQLLQELHHPLRRATMVYCDNVSAVYLSSNPVQHQ, translated from the exons ATGCACGGCGGGTCCTTCGACACGTCGTCACTTGCCAGcaacttcagcaccatgatgctGACACCGCCTGGCCCGGGCGATTGGTATGTTGACTCTGGTGCTGGCGCCCACATGGTCAACAATGCTG GTTCACGCCTTCCTGGCGGCATAGATGCCGCCCCTGGCAGCCCCGGCGGCAGCAGTGGCGCGCCGGCACACAGCCCCCCACCG CTCGATGTGAAGAATGCATTCCTCCATGGCACCTTGAATGAGACTGTCTACTGTGCACAGCCGACTGGTTTTGCTGACACCTCTAGACCTGACCTTGTATGCCGCCTGAACAAGTCcctgtatggattgaagcaagctccCCGCGCCTGGTACCATCGGTTTGCCTCTTACCTCATCTCTCTTGGTTTTGTTGAGGCAAAGTTTGATACTTCAATGTTCATATATCGTAATGGCTCCGATATGGCTATCTTGCttctctatgttgatgacatcatattgacGGCCTCCTCTTTGAGTCTTCTTCAGCGGATCATTGCTGCTCTCCGCCGGGAATTCTCTATGACGGATATGGGACCTCTTCATCATTTCCTTGGAGTCAGTGTTCAGCGCCAACATGACAGTCTGTTCCTCTCACAGCGTCAGTATATGCTGGATATTCTGGACCGTGCTGGTATGCTCAACTGTAAGCCTTGCAGTACTCCTGTGGATACTCAAGCCAAGCTGTCTGCTGATGGTGTTGCCGTGGCCGACCCCACCTTCTACCGCAGCATCGCCGGCGCCTTACAGTACCTCACCTTCACCCGTCCGGATATCGCCTACGCTGTTCAGCAGGTCTGCTTGTATATGCATGATCCTCGGGAGCCTCATCTTGGTGCTATGAAGCGGATTCTTCGCTATCTTCAGGGTACTTTGGACCTCGGTCTTCACCTTCACCGGACCTCACCGGCTGATCTTATTGTCTACACGGATGCTGATTGGGCGGGATGTCCTGACACGCGCAAGTCCACCTCTGGTTATGCCGTGTTCCTCGAGGACAATCTCATCTCCTGGTCATCCAAGCGTCAGCCCACTGTGTCAAGGTCCAGTGCAGAGGCGGAGTATAGAGCCGTGGCGAATGGTGTTGCCGAAGCCTGCTGGTTGCGCCAACTTCTGCAGGAGCTCCATCATCCTCTTCGCCGCGCCACTATGGTCTATTGTGATAATGTCAGTGCAGTCTACCTCTCCAGTAACCCAGTCCAGCATCAGTGA
- the LOC136472470 gene encoding protein NONRESPONDING TO OXYLIPINS 2, mitochondrial-like isoform X1, giving the protein MASLCRSAAAATRSAAFRSRPPMARPFLAATSPVAPPRIRRPLVAAALASLESLLPLHSAVAAARLRSCIATDSACWSCLSQDFALPR; this is encoded by the exons ATGGCGTCCTTGtgccgctccgccgccgccgccacgaggTCAGCGGCTTTCCGGTCGAGACCCCCGATGGCGAGGCCGTTCCTGGCGGCGACGTCTCCTGTCGCGCCGCCACGCATCCGCAG GCCCCTCGTAGCGGCGGCGCTGGCGAGTCTGGAGTCGCTCTTGCCGCTGCACAGCGCGGTGGCCGCCGCGCGGCTGCGGTCCTGCATCGCCACCGACTCCGCGTGCTGGAGCTGCCTCTCCCAAG ATTTTGCTCTACCTCGGTAA
- the LOC136472470 gene encoding protein NONRESPONDING TO OXYLIPINS 2, mitochondrial-like isoform X2, which yields MASLCRSAAAATRSAAFRSRPPMARPFLAATSPVAPPRIRRPLVAAALASLESLLPLHSAVAAARLRSCIATDSACWSCLSQGLS from the exons ATGGCGTCCTTGtgccgctccgccgccgccgccacgaggTCAGCGGCTTTCCGGTCGAGACCCCCGATGGCGAGGCCGTTCCTGGCGGCGACGTCTCCTGTCGCGCCGCCACGCATCCGCAG GCCCCTCGTAGCGGCGGCGCTGGCGAGTCTGGAGTCGCTCTTGCCGCTGCACAGCGCGGTGGCCGCCGCGCGGCTGCGGTCCTGCATCGCCACCGACTCCGCGTGCTGGAGCTGCCTCTCCCAAG GTTTGAGTTGA